In the genome of Pirellulales bacterium, one region contains:
- a CDS encoding iron chelate uptake ABC transporter family permease subunit, with product MIPYNTSIVLAGTSLLGAASGLIGTFALLRRRALLGDTLAHAALPGLCLGFLLWGDRSLPVMLAGGLLSGVAGIGVVAGLRRFTRIKDDAALGIVLSVFFGGGLALLKYIQTQSVGGSRAGIDHYIFGSAAGMIAADVKLIAAVALVGMVAVVLLYKEFRLVTFDAAFARVQGWPALLLDFLIMLLVSVTVIIALPAAGVVLTAALLILPATAARFWTDRLGVMLVLSALFGAIIGTAGTFVSATGSRLPTGPTIVLAGAVVFLSSMLFARRRGLIAKALAEHRSRRRIDEQKLLLAMGAITFERDASSCTSAGLLIQTSLPVGRLRTLLRRAEMEGLLRRLDVQDSESWQLTESGLRRAAAVARAHRLWRLFLTEYPESVSLFSDLDIEKIDELLPREVLAVLENA from the coding sequence ATGATTCCCTACAACACCTCCATTGTCCTGGCGGGCACGAGTTTGCTGGGCGCGGCATCCGGGCTGATCGGCACCTTCGCACTGCTGCGGCGACGGGCGCTGCTCGGCGACACGCTGGCCCACGCGGCGCTTCCCGGTCTGTGCCTCGGTTTTCTTCTTTGGGGCGACCGCAGCCTGCCGGTGATGCTGGCGGGCGGACTGCTGTCGGGCGTGGCGGGCATCGGCGTCGTGGCGGGCCTGCGGCGATTCACGCGCATCAAAGACGACGCGGCGCTGGGCATCGTGCTGAGCGTGTTCTTTGGCGGCGGCCTGGCGCTGTTGAAATACATCCAAACGCAGTCCGTGGGCGGAAGCCGGGCCGGCATCGACCACTACATCTTTGGTTCGGCCGCCGGCATGATCGCGGCCGACGTCAAGCTGATCGCGGCGGTGGCGCTGGTCGGCATGGTCGCGGTGGTCCTGCTGTACAAAGAATTTCGCCTGGTGACGTTCGACGCCGCGTTTGCCCGCGTGCAAGGCTGGCCCGCGCTGCTGCTCGATTTTCTGATCATGCTGCTGGTTTCGGTCACCGTGATTATCGCTTTGCCGGCGGCCGGCGTGGTGCTCACCGCGGCGCTGTTGATTCTGCCGGCCACAGCCGCCCGGTTCTGGACGGACCGGCTCGGCGTCATGCTGGTGTTGTCCGCGCTGTTCGGTGCCATCATCGGGACCGCCGGCACGTTCGTCAGCGCCACGGGCAGCCGTCTGCCGACGGGGCCGACCATCGTCCTGGCTGGAGCGGTCGTTTTCCTGTCGTCGATGCTCTTCGCCCGGCGACGCGGGCTGATCGCCAAAGCCCTCGCCGAGCACCGTTCGCGGCGGCGCATCGACGAGCAGAAACTGCTGCTCGCCATGGGTGCCATCACTTTCGAGCGCGACGCGTCGTCGTGTACCTCGGCAGGCCTGCTGATCCAAACGTCGTTGCCCGTGGGCCGTTTACGAACGCTGTTGCGTCGGGCGGAGATGGAGGGACTGCTTCGACGCTTAGACGTGCAAGACAGCGAGTCGTGGCAACTGACCGAGTCCGGCCTGCGCCGCGCCGCCGCTGTGGCCCGCGCGCATCGGCTGTGGCGGTTGTTCCTCACCGAGTATCCCGAATCGGTTTCGCTCTTCAGCGATCTCGACATCGAGAAGATTGACGAACTTTTACCGCGTGAAGTATTAGCAGTATTGGAAAACGCGTAG
- a CDS encoding metal ABC transporter ATP-binding protein: MNEATEHTSPARGEAALAELPGAAPARAANSTSPVLEIHDMTVAYHRRPVLWDVDLTIERPSLVGIVGPNGAGKSTLIKGVLGLVPIASGRVTLFGLPAASQRQLVGYVPQRESVDWDFPVSVLDVVLMGTYGRLGWFRRPGKAEREWAMECLRHVGLADLARRQIGQLSGGQQQRTFLARALAQRADVYFMDEPMAGVDAATERVIFSLLRELREAGKTVLVVHHDLRTVPGYFDEVALLNMRLVASGPTEKVFTPENLRKTYGGRLGILEAAGQALAEQQRSV; encoded by the coding sequence ATGAATGAGGCTACCGAGCACACTTCACCGGCCCGAGGCGAAGCGGCTTTAGCCGAATTGCCCGGCGCGGCGCCGGCACGGGCTGCGAATTCAACTTCGCCCGTGCTGGAAATCCATGACATGACGGTGGCCTATCATCGTCGGCCCGTGCTGTGGGACGTCGACCTGACGATCGAGCGGCCGAGCCTGGTCGGCATCGTCGGGCCCAACGGTGCCGGCAAGAGTACGCTCATCAAAGGCGTGCTGGGACTGGTGCCGATCGCCAGCGGCCGCGTGACGCTTTTCGGTTTGCCCGCCGCCAGCCAGCGGCAGCTCGTCGGCTATGTGCCGCAGCGCGAGAGCGTCGATTGGGACTTTCCGGTGAGCGTGCTCGACGTGGTGCTGATGGGCACCTACGGCCGGCTGGGTTGGTTCCGGCGGCCGGGGAAGGCCGAGCGTGAGTGGGCCATGGAATGTCTGCGGCACGTGGGACTGGCCGACCTGGCGCGGCGGCAGATCGGCCAACTTTCCGGCGGCCAGCAGCAACGGACTTTCTTGGCACGCGCGCTGGCGCAGCGGGCCGACGTTTATTTCATGGACGAGCCGATGGCCGGCGTCGACGCCGCCACCGAGCGCGTCATTTTCTCGCTGCTGCGCGAGCTGCGCGAGGCCGGCAAAACCGTGCTCGTCGTGCATCACGATCTGCGGACCGTGCCCGGCTACTTTGATGAGGTGGCCCTGCTCAACATGCGGCTGGTCGCCAGCGGCCCGACGGAAAAAGTCTTCACGCCCGAAAATCTCCGCAAGACCTACGGCGGTCGGCTCGGCATTCTGGAGGCCGCCGGCCAGGCGCTGGCCGAACAACAACGCAGCGTATGA
- a CDS encoding zinc ABC transporter substrate-binding protein: MLQSPMLPANKDICAMREMTCSTLLLVLVVSLTGCHEQADGAANVGQTATAAMHFSGKYPLRVVVTTGMVADLVGHVGGSFVEVTPLMGEGVDPHLYKASTGDVARLGEADAVFYSGLHLEGRMGDVLSRLANRKPTFAATDLLDRDRLLKVGPEQFDPHVWFDVALWSECLTQVEQALAGYDPPHAADYRRQAAVYRDELASLDAWCREQMAAIPTERRALVTAHDAFHYFGRAYDIEVEAIQGISTQAEAGVSQINDLVDLISRRKIKAVFVETSVSERNIRALVEGCAARGHRVEIGGQLFSDAMGKPGTPEGTYMGMVRHNVETIRRALQ, encoded by the coding sequence ATGCTTCAAAGTCCCATGCTGCCGGCGAACAAAGATATCTGCGCGATGCGCGAGATGACGTGCTCCACGCTCCTGTTGGTGCTGGTGGTTTCACTGACCGGTTGTCACGAACAGGCCGACGGCGCCGCCAATGTCGGCCAAACGGCAACGGCCGCCATGCACTTTAGCGGCAAGTATCCGCTCCGCGTCGTCGTTACGACCGGCATGGTCGCCGATCTGGTCGGCCACGTGGGCGGTTCGTTTGTCGAAGTCACGCCGCTGATGGGTGAAGGCGTCGACCCGCATCTCTACAAAGCGTCGACCGGCGATGTCGCGCGATTGGGCGAGGCGGACGCCGTTTTTTATTCCGGCCTGCACCTGGAAGGCCGCATGGGCGACGTGCTGTCGCGGCTGGCAAATCGCAAGCCGACGTTTGCCGCGACCGACTTGCTCGACCGCGATCGCCTGCTCAAAGTCGGGCCCGAACAGTTCGACCCACACGTCTGGTTCGATGTGGCGCTCTGGTCCGAATGTTTGACGCAGGTCGAGCAGGCCCTGGCCGGCTATGATCCTCCTCACGCAGCCGACTATCGCCGGCAGGCCGCGGTCTATCGCGATGAGCTTGCCTCGCTCGACGCCTGGTGCCGCGAGCAGATGGCCGCCATCCCCACCGAGCGCCGCGCGCTCGTCACGGCACACGACGCCTTCCACTACTTCGGCCGCGCCTATGACATCGAGGTCGAGGCAATTCAGGGCATCAGCACACAGGCCGAAGCCGGCGTGAGCCAGATCAATGACCTGGTCGATCTCATCAGCCGGCGAAAGATCAAGGCCGTGTTCGTCGAGACGAGCGTCAGCGAGCGAAACATCCGGGCACTCGTCGAGGGGTGCGCCGCCCGTGGCCATCGCGTCGAAATTGGCGGACAACTCTTTTCCGACGCGATGGGCAAGCCGGGCACGCCCGAAGGAACATACATGGGTATGGTGCGGCACAATGTCGAGACCATCAGGCGGGCCTTGCAATGA